TGAGTTTAGTGTCGATGCCACCGGCTTGGCGTCCTGGAGAGGGGGCAGATCGATTAACCACGATTCGTTTCTTCCAGCAGTTTGATGGTTATGTGGGCGGACAAACCGCTTGGAACATTTTGAGTGAGCTAGAGAAGGGACGTTACCCTACGTTCAGTTATCAAGAGTGGCGCAGCAGTGATGAGCGGATTGAGGTCGGGCTGTCATCGGTGTTGTTTCAGCCATCCTACAATGTGTTCAGTGATTGTATTGCCAACTTACTGCCGTACAGCTTTGAAGACATCGCGTTTACCATTTTGCACTATGATCGAACCAGTGTTGAGTTAAACAAACAGTCGCAAAAGCGTTTGGCGCAGATAGCCGAGTATATAAAGCACAACCAAGATATTGATTTGGTCTTGGTATCCACTTACACCGACGCGGTGGACAGTAAAAGTGTTAGCCAAAGTTTGTCAGAAAGACGAGCCGAGGTGCTACAAAATTACTTCAAGTCTCTTGGTCTACCGGAAAACCGAATTCAGGTTCAGGGCTATGGCAAGCGTCGCCCAATTGATGATAACGCTTCGCCGTTGGGTCGAGACAAAAACCGTCGTGTGGTCATCTCACTAGGGCGGACTCAGGTCTAAATTCTTCTCTATCCACAGCCAGCGTCCGCTGGCTTTTTCTTTGTTAGTTGAGTTGAAACTTGGCGATAAGATTGCAGTTTGCCGCACTATCGAAATCTTGTACTAAGCGTGCTATCTCTGGATTAGGGTGACGTTTAATAAATTCAACTAAGGCTTTTTTGCAACAGCCGAGAGAATCTACAAAGGCATCACAATGTGTGTTTGGGCATTGTGGCAGGAGTGTGAGTACTTTTTCTGAGGCGAGTTGTAGGTATTTGAGTTCGTACTTGGTATCGCCGATAGTTCGCCAAAACCCAGCCATGTTATGGCAGGAAATCACCGAAATCACCAAGCGCTCTTCCAACTCTATTTGTGGATTATCGCGAATCTCTTCACTCAAGGTTAACGCTTGTTGGTAGTGGAGAACACTTCGCAGGTGGTCCCCGTCTTGCATCGCAAAGTCAGCGATAAGCGTATGCTTTTCCCAGTCATTAATGGCCATGATTATCTCCTCCATTCGATATGTCTGAGGTTAATTAATAATCATTATCATGTAAAGGGCAAATAAAAAGAGCAGCTACAGACTGCTCCTTTTGTGCTGGTAGGCTTATCCTTCCAAGCCGGCTGTCGCTTGCTTGTTTTGGATCAGCTCAATCATGTAGCCGTCTGGATCTTTCACGAAGGCGATGTGAGTCGTGCCACCTTTGACTGGGCCCGGCTCGCGAGTCACATTGCCGCCCGCGGCTTTGATAGCATCACAAGTCGAGTAGATGTCGTCGACGCCAATCGCTATGTGGCCAAATGCAGTACCCAGATCGTATTCGGTTTTGCCCCAGTTGTAGGTGAGCTCAATCACCGCGCCCTGAGACTCATCACCATAGCCAAGAAACGCTAAAGTGTACTCATATTCTTTGTTCTCATTGGTGCGCAGTAGTTGCATGCCCATTACTTCAGTGTAGAACTGGATCGATTTGTCCAGATCGCCAACTCGAAGCATTGTATGTAGAATTCTGCCGTTTGACATTGTCTTGCTCTCCTAATTTTCTGGGTATACTTTGTCTTTGTACTCGCAAAGATCTTCAATAATACAGCTGCCGCAACGTGGCTTACGCGCCACACAAGTATAGCGTCCGTGTAGGATAAGCCAGTGGTGGACATCTAACTTGAACTCTTTTGGCACCACTTTGAGCAGCTTCTCTTCAACCTGATCGACGTTTTTGCCCATGGCAAACTTAGTGCGATTTGAAACACGATAGATATGGGTATCGACGGCGATGGTCGGCCAACCAAACGCAGTGTTGAGCACCACGTTGGCGGTTTTGCGCCCAACACCTGGTAGAGCCTCCAGCGCATCTCGATCTTCGGGCACTTCGCCGCCGTGCTGGTCGATGAGGATCTGGCAGGTTTTGATAACGTTCTCCGCTTTGGAGTTAAATAACCCAATGGTCTTGATGTACTCTTTTACCCCTTCGACACCAAGATCAAGCAACCCCTGTGGCGTGTTCGCGACTGGATAAAGTTTATCGGTCGCTTTATTCACGCTCACATCTGTTGCTTGTGCCGACAATAAGACGGCGATCAACAGCTCGAATGGGGTACTCCAGTTGAGCTCGGTCTGTGGATTGGGATTATGCTCTCTCAGGCGTTCCAATATGAGTCTTCGTTTTTCTTTATTCATGTGAAGCTGACTTCCAGTGCAAATGCCGATTTATGATAGCTCGGCTAGGCGTTGGTAACACGAGCACGTTCTATGGTCTGTTTTTTCTTCGGCTGACGTGCTTCGATCTGTTTATCTATGACGTTTTTCACGGCGATCAGTAAGCCGACACCGATAAACGCCCCAGGCGGCAATAGCGCGAGTAGGAAGCTGTTGTCGAACTGGAACACCTCTATGCGTAGCGATTGCGCCCAAGGGCCAAGCAATAACTCGGCACCGTCAAACAGTGTTCCGTTACCGATTAACTCACGCATGGCGCCCAATGCGACCAGAACGCTGGTCATACCGAGTCCCATCCAGAATCCATCTTGCGCTGCAGGGAGCACGTTGTTTTTCGAGGCAAACGCCTCGGCGCGGCCGATGATGATACAGTTGGTCACGATCAGTGGGATGAAAATACCAAGCGATAAGTAGAGACCATAGGCGTAGGCGTTCATTAATAACTGCACGCAGGTAACCAGCGCAGCAATGATCATGACAAATACAGGAATACGCACTTCTTTCGGCACGTAATCTCGCACTAGAGAGACAGTGACGTTTGAGCCGACTAAAACCAACAAGGTGGCAATCCCTAATCCTAGCGCGTTAGTGACGGTTGATGATACGGCGAGTAACGGACATAGGCCTAGCAGTTGCACTAAGGCAGGGTTGTTATCCCAAAGGCCATTTTTAATTAAGGTTTTATGATCACTCATTGTTGCCTCCACAATTTAGTGGTTGGGCGAGAATCTGCTCTCGGTTGTCATTGACATATTGCACGGTATTTTTAACCGCCTTGACCACGGCACGCGGTGTGATGGTTGCGCCAGTGAATTGATCAAACTGCCCACCATCTTTACGTACCGCCCACTGAGTAAGATTAGCTTCGCTGACTTGTTTGCCGACGAAGCTCAAAATCCAATCGGTGATTCGTAAATCAATTTTGTCGCCTAACCCCGGTGTCTCTTGGTGGTTTAGCACTCGAGTTCCGGTAATGGTGCCGGCTTGGTCAATCCCAACAATAATCTTGATCGCACCATTATAGCCATCGGGTGCGATGGCCTCGATGGCTAAGGCAGAGTGCTCACCGTTTAAACTCGCCAAATACACCGGCATAGGTTGATCAGTGCCAAGTGCTGGCGCAGTTACCAATGTACAGGCCTGGTAGAGCTCGTTGTCGTGTAGCTCATGGGGGATCACTTGGTTTAATACCGACAGCAACTGTTTTTGCTCTTGCAAACGGATTTGATCCTCAGTGAGGGCGTGGGTGAGCGCCACGACTCCCGTTGACACACAGGCAAAAACCGCAAGAACAAGGCCGTTTTTTCGAATCGCATTGATCATAAAGGCTCCTTAGTGTCCGTATGTTCGCGGTTTGGTGTAGTAGTCAATCAGAGGGACACACATATTGCCGAGCAAGACGGCAAACGCCACACCATCAGGGAATCCGCCCCAGCTGCGGATGATAAAGACCATCACACCAATAAAGAGACCAAAGATCACTCGGCCTTTCACCGTGGTGGACGCCGACACAGGGTCTGTGGCAATGAAGAAAGCACCAAGCATGGTAGCCCCAGACAGCAGATGAATGACCGGTGATGCGGTGGTGCCTGGCGCGACTAGCATAAACACGCTGCTTAACAGACCTAAACCAACCAAGAATCCAACAGGAATGTGCCAACTGATCACACGTAACTTGATCAGCATGAGCCCACCGGCGAGATAGGCGAGGTTAACCCATTCCCAACCGATACCAGCTAATCCGCCAAACTGAGGTGCGGACATCGCTTCACTCATTGTGCTGCCCGCGCGCATTGAGGTTTTAAGCGCATCAAGCGGCGTTGCCATGGTGACGCCATCAATACCGGTTCTAAGTTGCTGTAATGACAAGCCTTCGAGGTTGAATCCAGTAAAGATCAATGAGAATGCATCGCCGCTCGATATGGTGGTTGATTGCAACTCGAACGGTGAGATCCAACTGGTCATTTGCACTGGAAACGAGATCAGCAAAACGACATAGGCGACCATGGCTGGATTAAATAGATTTTGGCCGATCCCGCCATACAGGTGTTTGGCGATAACGATGGCAAATACCAAACCAATCACCAACACCCACCATGGTGAAAGAGGGGGAATCGCAATGGCGAGTAACCATGCTGTCACAAGCGCACTGTTATCTCTCAATGCAGACATTGGAGGACGCTTTCTCACCAGCATGACTAATGCTTCAAGGCTTAGCGCAATAATGACGGCGAACACCAATTGGATCAGGGTTCCCCAACCAAAAAAGTAGATCTGCGCGAAGAGACCTGGCAGGGCGCACAGGGCTACCCATTTCATGAGATCAGGAGTGCTTCTGCGATTATGCGCATGGGGTGAGCTGGCAATAAAGAAGGCCACTACTCTTTCTCCTCAAATTGTTTTTGTTGTTCTTTTTCGGCTTTACGTGCCTTGGCGCGGGCAATTGCCGCAGCGACAGCGGCTTTCTTGCCGTCTTCGGCTTGAGGTTCGCTTGTTGGCTCTGCGCTTTCGCTGTCTTGCTGCGCCTGCAGCGCCTTACGTGCCTTGGCGCGGGCAATGGCAACGGCGACGGCGGCTTTCTTGCCGTCTTCGGCTTGAGGTTCGCTTGCTGGCTCTGCGCCCTCGCTATCTTGCTGCGCCTGCTCTGCTTTACGTGCTTTGGCACGGGCAA
The sequence above is drawn from the Vibrio sinaloensis genome and encodes:
- a CDS encoding DUF2753 family protein, producing MAINDWEKHTLIADFAMQDGDHLRSVLHYQQALTLSEEIRDNPQIELEERLVISVISCHNMAGFWRTIGDTKYELKYLQLASEKVLTLLPQCPNTHCDAFVDSLGCCKKALVEFIKRHPNPEIARLVQDFDSAANCNLIAKFQLN
- the nth gene encoding endonuclease III, which encodes MNKEKRRLILERLREHNPNPQTELNWSTPFELLIAVLLSAQATDVSVNKATDKLYPVANTPQGLLDLGVEGVKEYIKTIGLFNSKAENVIKTCQILIDQHGGEVPEDRDALEALPGVGRKTANVVLNTAFGWPTIAVDTHIYRVSNRTKFAMGKNVDQVEEKLLKVVPKEFKLDVHHWLILHGRYTCVARKPRCGSCIIEDLCEYKDKVYPEN
- the rsxD gene encoding electron transport complex subunit RsxD, whose amino-acid sequence is MAFFIASSPHAHNRRSTPDLMKWVALCALPGLFAQIYFFGWGTLIQLVFAVIIALSLEALVMLVRKRPPMSALRDNSALVTAWLLAIAIPPLSPWWVLVIGLVFAIVIAKHLYGGIGQNLFNPAMVAYVVLLISFPVQMTSWISPFELQSTTISSGDAFSLIFTGFNLEGLSLQQLRTGIDGVTMATPLDALKTSMRAGSTMSEAMSAPQFGGLAGIGWEWVNLAYLAGGLMLIKLRVISWHIPVGFLVGLGLLSSVFMLVAPGTTASPVIHLLSGATMLGAFFIATDPVSASTTVKGRVIFGLFIGVMVFIIRSWGGFPDGVAFAVLLGNMCVPLIDYYTKPRTYGH
- the motY gene encoding flagellar protein MotY, with amino-acid sequence MKKLFATTIATVLASLSVNALALDKHYVAKPTQSTWQMVANTPLECRLVHPIPNYGDAVFSSYASKKINLDFELKMKRPMGKTRDVSLVSMPPAWRPGEGADRLTTIRFFQQFDGYVGGQTAWNILSELEKGRYPTFSYQEWRSSDERIEVGLSSVLFQPSYNVFSDCIANLLPYSFEDIAFTILHYDRTSVELNKQSQKRLAQIAEYIKHNQDIDLVLVSTYTDAVDSKSVSQSLSERRAEVLQNYFKSLGLPENRIQVQGYGKRRPIDDNASPLGRDKNRRVVISLGRTQV
- a CDS encoding electron transport complex subunit E, with the protein product MSDHKTLIKNGLWDNNPALVQLLGLCPLLAVSSTVTNALGLGIATLLVLVGSNVTVSLVRDYVPKEVRIPVFVMIIAALVTCVQLLMNAYAYGLYLSLGIFIPLIVTNCIIIGRAEAFASKNNVLPAAQDGFWMGLGMTSVLVALGAMRELIGNGTLFDGAELLLGPWAQSLRIEVFQFDNSFLLALLPPGAFIGVGLLIAVKNVIDKQIEARQPKKKQTIERARVTNA
- the gloA gene encoding lactoylglutathione lyase, translating into MSNGRILHTMLRVGDLDKSIQFYTEVMGMQLLRTNENKEYEYTLAFLGYGDESQGAVIELTYNWGKTEYDLGTAFGHIAIGVDDIYSTCDAIKAAGGNVTREPGPVKGGTTHIAFVKDPDGYMIELIQNKQATAGLEG
- the rsxG gene encoding electron transport complex subunit RsxG; its protein translation is MINAIRKNGLVLAVFACVSTGVVALTHALTEDQIRLQEQKQLLSVLNQVIPHELHDNELYQACTLVTAPALGTDQPMPVYLASLNGEHSALAIEAIAPDGYNGAIKIIVGIDQAGTITGTRVLNHQETPGLGDKIDLRITDWILSFVGKQVSEANLTQWAVRKDGGQFDQFTGATITPRAVVKAVKNTVQYVNDNREQILAQPLNCGGNNE